ATGAGAATcctttaataaattaataaaatccgccaagaaatgaatgaaaattCTTGAATAGgttaagaaaaatattctaataaatcaataaaaaatCCTCAATAAATTAATAACAATTCTTgaataaaataaggaaaatcccTAATGGAGCAATAAAAATCCTCaaataaagcaataaaaagcCTTGAATAAATCAGTTAAAATCCttgaataaattaataaaatattctaaTAAATCAGTTAATATCCTTGAATAAATCAGTTAAAATATTCtaataaatcaataaaaaatCCTCAATAAATTAATAACAATTCTTgaataaaataaggaaaatcccTAATAGAGCAATAAAAATCCTCaaataaagcaataaaaagcCTTGAATAAATCAGTTAAAATCCttgaataaattaataaaatattctaaTAAATCAGTTAAAATCCTTGAATGAATCAGTTAAAATCctcaaataaattaatttcaaatcttggataaattaataaattatttttataaatcaataaaaatcctcaaattaattaagaaaattattgaataaattaagaaaaactTCTAACAAATCAAGAAAAGTTctcaaataaattaataaaaaatccccaaattaatAATCTCTTGCTCCTGTGGCTTCAGAGGGAACTGAAGCCTAAAATAAAATCAGCCCAAGTGCTCCATCTTGAGCTAAAGCTGGTCAGAACATTCACACACATTTTTTGTCCAGTTCAGTCATGGCAAGTAAACTTGGGATAGATCCAGGATTTAAAGGCtggaaattataaaaaaatccaGGATCTTGGCAGGGTGGAGAGgaaaaggctccagggagagctcagagcctgaaggagctccaggagagctgggctggggacaagggatggagggacaggacacagggaacgGCTTCACATGGAgagatgggatggatgggatggatgggatggatgggatattgggaaggaatttcctgagagggtgaggaggggctgaaatggaattcccagagaagctgaggctgccccatccTTTGGAAACACCCAAGGATGGAGTTTTGAGCAACCTAGGATGGCGGAAGGCATTGGGATTGGAATGAGGTgaatttccaacccaaataaaCCACGTTAAACACCCAGCATGTTCCAACCATGGCGCTGCCTCTCCAAGCTCTTCCCCCGGCTGGGattgtgtgggatctcaggatttcagtcctgggatgcagggcccccgagagcaccttggggggctcgggacttctggaatgttccagaagtgtctggtggctggactttgatcctacacaggagacgacaaggatgagggtttcaccggggtgaatggtgaagggattagttaattagagggtgagacacagggtttaggatttatgtacaggggggtttagaggagtaagatggaggaattggggcgtgtcctgtccttcttcttcttcctcctctcctccatcttctttggccacggtggcacctttggattggttattactgagagtgcaccgagttataacaatagatggtattggggaaaaatgataaatattgtacacgtaaccatgggtataaagataggtgactgcccggagggcagcacagtgtgcccatggctggctgctgagcagagctctgttcggctgaaagaaaatcttttagataaacaattaataaacatgaaaaccagaaagaagaactgaagcctcttctcgtcctttgatacgcgggctgtcccaaggccaccccgggcccttccaggcccctcaaacagccgagataaccggacagGATTGGGCATTCCAGGTGTGCTGTCCCAGGAGATCCTGGGAATAACTCACTTCTCCTCGAACTTGACGGAGCTGGGGTGGGACTGGACGTCGGTGCTGTCGGTGCAGTAGCCGATGCATTTGTCGTCGATGTTGTACGTCTGCACCTTATCCGACCAGTCCAGCTCGCAGTTCTCCTTCTGGATCCGGTTGGATCTGCAAAAGTTGGgatcacagctcagctggaagCAAGAGAATTCCCAATCCGTCCCTCTTTGGGAAGCACAGCTCCACCCTTTGTGTTCTACAGGGAAACGAGACCGGGAAATTCCTTGCGGGTTGGAAAATTCCAAACTCTCCATTCCCTCTGCCTGGAAGAGGAGCCTGACTGAGATGGGATTTTAGGACAAAATCCCAGTGTGAGGGTGGCAGAAAGAGGAGTCTGATTGAAATgggattttaggaaaaaattccagTGTGAGGGTGGCAGAAAGAGGAGTCTGATTGAAATgggattttaggaaaaaattccagTGTGAGGGTGGCAGAAAGAGGAGCCTCATtgagatgggattttgggaaaaaattccaattCCAGTGTGAGGGTGGCAGAAAGAGAAGCCTGACTGAGAtgggattttagggaaaaatcCCAGTGTGAGGGTGGCAGAAAGAGAAGCCTGACtgagatgggattttgggaaaaaattccagtGTGAGGGTGGCAGAAAGAGGAGCCTGACTGAgatgaaattttgggaaaaaattccagtGTGAGGGTGGCAGAAAGAGAAGCCTGACtgagatgggattttgggaaaaaattccagtGTGAGGGTGGCAGGAAGAGAAGCCTGACTGAGATggaattttaggaaaaaattccagTGTGATGGGGGGAAGGCCCTGGAAtaaaattcccagagaagctgtggctgcctctggatccttggagtgtccaaggccaggttggagcaccctgggattgTGGAAGGTCCCTGTCCGTGGAACTAGATAATATTTAATGATATTCAGATTTAAATTGCTGCTTTGTTGTTAATTAGAGTCACACATTGCTCAGTTAATTATAATTACAATTATTCTAATTATAAAAGCCTGTGGGTTGTTATCAGCTGATAACAGCAGGTGTCACTCTCAGCCAAGGAATTGGGAATTCTCTTGGAAAAGGGGAATAAAATGGGACTAAACTTGGACTAAATGGAGATAAAACTGGGCTAAAATGATCTTAAAGCaattaaaacccccaaattaaCCTCATTAGGCTCCTCTCATGCTCTAATTAATATAACGGAGCTACTTTATATTAATTGGCATTTACAGCCATTTTTAAAGACCAACATTTCTTTCATCAGGTAGAACAGGAGCAGactgaaggatttttttaactAAAATATGAAGCTTCCAGCATGATTCCTTTATATTGATGGACTTGAGGACACAATAACATCTTTCCAAAGGGTTTGTTAGAAATTCCAAGGAAATAATCCTTTGGAATGGCAAGGAACACCTGGCCTGGCACAGAAATTCCAGATTTAAAGTTCACACTGACCTCTGGTGGCaaaaaaattcctttgataCCAAAAATCCCTTTAATAATACAAAGATCTTCTCCAAGAAGATATCCAGAGAATATTTATATAGCACTGGAATTTAGTGTTGGAAAACAAATCCAACACCGTTGtggaaagcaggaaaatctAAATCTACCTGAAAATCCGGGTTTTCATGGAATTCCCTCAGCTCCTaagcctggcctggctgagctctgtgtCCACCTTCATCCCAGGAATTATTTGGCTGAAGAATCCTGGGAAATGCTTTACCTTATCTGGGTGGCAGCTTGGATGATGGTTCTTTTCAGAAGATCCCGGATATCCCGGATCAGATCAGCTTCCTAAAGAAAAACAGGGAGAATTCCATGGATCCAGAGCAGGAAACACCATCCTGAGGAGCAACTTGGGGAGAAATCCTTACATTTCCTTATCTACTCTCACTTTGTTAGGGTAAAACTTGGAATTTTGGAGTCACCAGATCCTGAGGGAACTCAGCCCTAAACCGACGCAGGCTGAAAAAACTGGAATACTTCaaaattttgtggattccatGAAAAAGCCTGAGTGTTATCCTGTCatggaaggaattcttccctggcacagattcccagagaagctgtggctgctccatccctggaatgtccaaggtcaggctggaaggggcttggagcaacctgggatagtgggaaaGGGTGGGAATAGTGGAAAGAGGTgggaatttattatttttaaggttccatccatcccaaaccattccaggattccatgatccCATCAGATTAAATGGAATAAATGAATTCCCTGCTCAGTTTTGAGATAGGGAAGAATCAGGGAAAATCCCCATGCCTGGAACCATGGACTTGATGAGCTTCAAAGTAATTTCCAACCTAAAAATTGTAACAATTCCCACATGGAAATATCCTACATCTACTCTTCCCTGTTTATATTTTTGACTGGAAAATTTCTGATTATAAATCAGAAATTACACCCAATTCCCATTCAAAACATTCCTAAATCCCATCATGCCTTCTATGTGGAATcctagaatatcctgagttgggaAGAATCCACAGGGATCAAGAAATTCCTGGTTCTTGCCAGGataatccccaaaaccccaccagctTTACACATTTCAGTCTGATCCTTATTTTTTGAATATTAATCCTCTGGTAACTGATTCTGATTGGAGGCTGCAGGTGAATAATCATTCATTAATTTCTGGGATATTGGAATAGGTGTAATTCCAGGatggaaaatgtgttttttgTAACATCCAGCACAAGAATGACACTGGAATTTGACAGGAATCTCGGTGACAGGGTTGGATCATCACCTTGGCAAAACTCGGGGAGAATTAATGACAGAAACTGCCAAAACTTGGTCAATTTGACCACGGGAACAGCCAAGGAATATCCCAGTGTTCCTGAACTTCTGGATTGTGGAGTTTTAAAGTTTAACCTGCAGAAAGGAGGGGATTTCAAGGCGGGTAGAGAAGGAATTTATGCCAGAATAGGATTTTGGTGTTGGTGCAGGAAAGCTCTGGGTTGGTTTTGTTGGGGTCTGGGCTGAGGGAGTGACCTGCTCTCGTCCAGCCACACTTCCCAAAGTGATTTAATCACTTCCCAAAGTGATTAAATCACAGCAAGGACtcaaaaaattccttggagtgACCAGACCCTGACTCACAGGAGACACCTCCAGCATCCTCAGCTTCACCtcctcactgctgctcctcattCCAGCACTGGAAGAAGGGTTTAACTTCTCTTTTTAGAGCCACGGTCTAATGTTTTGGTTGAAACTATACTTGCACGTGGGGATACCAGAGATTAGTTCAGGTTTGAGGATTAGGAGCATTATGGGGATTATATGTAGGGCTGTGAGAAGATGTTCTCATGTGGAGTTTTGATGTAATGTGGGATGGGAGAGTGCCTGGTTGTGTCATTATGAGCATGTATAGGGTGTATGAGGCAGTAAGTAGGATTGTGGCTCCTGTTAGATAATTGTGAAGGTGGGTCAGCTGAAAAGTGTGATTACAATCGTTAGTTCTGAGGTTTGTTGCTTGTTAGGTTAGCTAGGAGCCATCAGGTGGCTATGAGGGGTAGAAGGGGCTGAAGGCCTCGTGTAAGTAGGAGGATTTACCTGTGAGTTCATTCATAGTTGGTGTTGGTTAAGCAGAATAGCACTGAAGAGGTTAAACCATGCGAGATTATTAGAATTATTGCCCCTTATTGCGAGATTATTAGAATTATTGCCCCTATTACCACCAGAGCAGCAGCGCCGGGGCTGTCACCAAGCCCAGGCGCCGCTCACCTTCATCAGCTGCTTCTCCACCTCATCGATCACCAGGTCCGGGGgctgccgccgctcccggcACTCCAGGTTATCGATGACAACCGAGTAGGGCACCTCGGTGGCATCGAGCGCCCGCTCCAACCGCAGCTTCTGAGCCACCAGCAGGTTGGTCTCGGCGTCCAGCTCCATGATCTCCTTCTGCAGCTCCACCCTCCAGAACTGGAGGTCCTGCAGCCGCTGGCCCAGCGTGGCCTTGGAGTAGCCCTGGGCTCGCTGCGCGCTGGCGGCCGCATGCTTCATCAGGTGCTTGGCCTCGCCGCGGCCGCGCTCCGCCTGCTCGCCCGTCGTGTACGCCTCGAAGCAGACGCCCGCGTTGCGGCGGTGCCACTCGGGCAGATGGTATTTGGCGGTGCGCAGGCCGGCCAATGCCATGCCGCAGCAGGAGCGCGGCCTCTCGGTGGGGACCACATCGCAGGTCTTGCTGGGCAGCGGGCAGGAGGGAACGACCGGCGGGTGCGGCTCGTCGGGCTGCGCCATGGCGGAGCCTCCGCCGCTCGCCGCTCCCGCCCGAGCGTCCTCGCCTCACCGCGGCAACCAACGACTGGGCGGGCCCGCTTCTTGATGGACAGCAGCACAGACCAATCAGAGAGATGATTCGCACAGAGCGCGCCACTGATTGGTGAATGAGCTGTCTGGGCCCGCCCCCACGCCGCTCGTTGCCGTGGTAACGGGAAGGCGGTTGCAGTTGAATTGGGAAGGCCGCGGTGAATGAAGGCCGCGAGCTGCGGAGGGCTGAGGGGAAATGCCGGGGATTTCGGGAGGGTGAGGGCACCTCGTTccaggaaggaaaggaggggTTCAGATCCGGTGCTTAGCAGCACCTGGAGCCTGaaatctggtgtttgctgccaccGCCAGAGCCCAGATCCAGAAATTTCTTGGTGCCAGCACGGCCCAAgcccagcaatttgctggcatgGAAAGGCAAAATCCGGCAATTTCCCGGCACCGCCCAGGTCTGGCATTTCCTgttggggaaaagggaaaagaaaggggaataaaggaggaagggaagggaagttcggCTCTCCTGCAGGAGATGTGGATCTTGATGAGATTTGTGGAATTCTCTGGCTTGGGAAAGGTGCTTTTTCCAGCTGGCAGATCTTCAGGATGAACCTGGCAGGTGTGGGCAGAATTCCTGGATTTCCACAGGGAATCCCACACTCCAGGTGGACTTTTAAAGCACCTCCCCATTCCTACAGAAGAGAATCACTCCCATTTTGGAAAACCCGGAATGTACAAGAAAAGCAGGATTTGGAGGGAATTATTGCTCAGATTGCAGCTTCTCCCAGCACCTCAGAGCTTTGAGGGCAATTTTGGGAAGGATTATGGATATCCCTACTGAATTATGGATATCCCTGCTGGATTACAACAGAATTCCAGTTCCCAATCTTCCCCACGCTCCGCTCCGGAGCCGATTAGCTCTTGGAATAATCCCTGGGATGCAAATAATCCCAGGTCTGTTCTGGGTTTAGGATCTATTCAGAGGATAAATGGGATCTGACAGAATTTCTGGGATTTACTGCGTTGGGAAGAGCTGATGCCATTTATTTAATTCCTTCATGGAAAAGAGGGATAGAGGATTTTTTAGGATGCTGGCAGCAATTTTAGAAGGGTGGATGAGGGTGCAAAAATCATGCGTGGGACAGCTCAAGGAAAAGAGCCTGCCCCTCCCATCTTTCCCAGTTTTCCAGCCTAATAAAAGGatcagggatggatggatgctcctggggaggggagagggacaCGAGTGccccccattcccggtgtccccccattcccggtgtccccccccattcccggtgtccccccgttcccggtgtcccccccattcccggtgtctccccccattcccggtgtctccccccattcccggtgtctccccattcccggtgtatcccccccattcccggtgtcTCCCCCCATTCCCGGTGTATCCTGCATTCCCGGTGTCTcccccattcccggtgtcccccccattcccggtgtctccccattcccggtgtccccccattcccggtgtccccccccattcccggtgtgccccccattcccggtgtccccccattcccggtgtgccccccattcccggtgtcccccccattcccggtgtcccccccattcccggtgtctccccattcccggtgtcccccccattcccggtgtccccccccattcccggtgtctccccattcccggtgtctCCCCATTGCCGGTGTctccccattcccggtgtcccccccattcccggtgtgcccccattcccggtgtcccccgcattcccggtgtccccccgttcccggtgtccccccattcccggtgttcccccattcccggtgtcccccgcattcccggtgtccccccgtTCCCGGTGTGccccccattcccggtgtccccccattcccggtgtcccccccattcccggtgtccccccattcccggtgtcccccgcattcccggtgtccccccgtTCCCGGTGTGccccccattcccggtgtccccccattcccggtgtcccccccattcccggtgtctccccattcccggtgtcccccccattcccggtgtcccccccattcccggtgtcccctccgttcccggtgtccccccatTACCGGTGtcccccccattcccagtgtccccccgcATTCCCGGTGTCTCCCCATTCCCGATGTCTCCCgcattcccggtgtcccccccattcccggtgtccccccgttcccggtgtccccccattcccggtgtccctcccattcccggtgtccctcccattcccggtgtcccccccattcccggtgtgcccccattcccggtgtcccccgcattcccggtgtcccccccattcccggtgtcccccgcATTCCCGGTGCCCccccccattcccggtgtccccccattcccggtgtcccccccccattcccagtgtccccccgcATTCCCGGTGTGcccccattcccggtgtccccccattcccggtgtcccccccccattcccggtgtcTCCCgcattcccggtgtccccccgtTCCCGTTGTCTCCCCcgttcccggtgtcccccccattcccggtgttcccccattcccggtgtcccccccccattcccggtgtcccccgcATTCCTGGTGTctccccattcccggtgtccccccattcccggtgtcccccccattcccggtgtccccccatTCCTGGTGTCCCCCGCATTCCCGGTGTCTCCCCGTTCCCGGTGTctccccattcccggtgtcccccccattcccggtgtcccccgcATTCCCGGTGTGCCCCGCATTCCCGGTGTGCCCCCCATTCCCGGTGTGCCCCCCCATTCCCGGTGTGccccccattcccggtgtctccccattcccggtgtctgccccattcccggtgtccccccccattcccggtgttccccccattcccggtgtcccccgcattcccggtgtccccccgtTCCCGGGGTGccccccattcccggtgtccccccattcccggtgtcgcccccattcccggtgtccccccccattcccggtgtccccccattcccggtgttcccccattcccggtgtcccccccattcccggtgtcccccccattcccggtgttcccccattcccggtgtcccccgcattcccagtgtccccccgtTCCCGGTGTCTcccccattcccggtgtccccccattcccggtgtcccccgcATTCCCGGTGTGccccccattcccggtgtctccccattcccggtgtcccccccattcccggtgtcccccccattcccggtgtcccccgcattcccggtgtcccccccaATTCCCGGTGTCTCCtcattcccggtgtcccccccgttcccggtgtccccccattcccggtgtcTCCTCATTCCCGGTGTTcccccattcccggtgtcccccccattcccggtgtcccccccattcccggtgtcccctgcattcccggtgtcccccgcattcccggtgtccccccattcccggtgtcTCCTCATTCCCGGTGTTcccccattcccggtgtcctccccattcccggtgtcccccgcattcccagtgtccccccgtTCCCGGTGTCTcccccattcccggtgtccccccattcccggtgtcccccgcATTCCCGGTGTGccccccattcccggtgtctccccattcccggtgtcccccccattcccggtgtcccccccattcccggtgtcccccgcattcccggtgtcccccccaATTCCCGGTGTCTCCtcattcccggtgtcccccccgttcccggtgtccccccattcccggtgtcTCCTCATTCCCGGTGTTcccccattcccggtgtcccccccatt
This Zonotrichia albicollis isolate bZonAlb1 chromosome 16, bZonAlb1.hap1, whole genome shotgun sequence DNA region includes the following protein-coding sequences:
- the TEKT4 gene encoding tektin-4 — its product is MAQPDEPHPPVVPSCPLPSKTCDVVPTERPRSCCGMALAGLRTAKYHLPEWHRRNAGVCFEAYTTGEQAERGRGEAKHLMKHAAASAQRAQGYSKATLGQRLQDLQFWRVELQKEIMELDAETNLLVAQKLRLERALDATEVPYSVVIDNLECRERRQPPDLVIDEVEKQLMKEADLIRDIRDLLKRTIIQAATQIRSNRIQKENCELDWSDKVQTYNIDDKCIGYCTDSTDVQSHPSSVKFEENASTPKTWAQFSHDNISRAEQEKLASVQLRSLINNIIHDASEDLRMQRAAVSEAFDSHCRELDGAKLRLESHLRQILKDIGDEEANIENLKKAIRDKEAFLKVAQSRLYDRSCRPNVELCRDEPQFRLVNEVEGLTVFLEALKRKLMESEQNLKNLEETRMKLEKEIAVKANSIFIDRQKCMGYRVRYPVDLEVASYQQ